From the genome of Clavelina lepadiformis chromosome 2, kaClaLepa1.1, whole genome shotgun sequence:
TCGTAAATTATTAAattcttttccaaaaaacttgtattgtaaaagcaaaatgtaGTTCCATGTTATTGGGCAACGTCATTTGCGTTGTTTTTCAGTTCGACcactttttacaaaaagaaatgATGAACAAATTTTGCGGCAACAATTACATAGGAGGATATTGGATATCTGTGAATGCAGGTTATTCTGGAAGAGGTGTCGGTCATCAATTGGTGATAAggaaaaaaacagttttgtaTAAAGTgttgaaaagttattttcatTGATGTAAAATTATTATCTTTGATATAGTGTATATTTGCGTCATAACActtaaacaataataaaatcaCCATAACACACCGACCAAGcaaactaaattttatttttattaacagGTGTATGAAGTGGCTCACTACCAATTTCAGAGACTTTGATTCATTGGTGGCGGTCACTACGGCACCGGAGTCGAAACACATTACTGAAAAAATTGGCTTCAAGTCAACCTATGAAATGAAGATGTCTGAGTACAAAGATGAGAAAACTGGTGAAAGAATATTTGCCAATGCAGGAGTTCCTTTCGTGTATCTCATGGTTAAACTGCGGAACGTAAccaaatcaaacctgtagaaTTTCATCCCTGAGATATCTTCTGTGTTGCGGTTCGTTTAAAAGAAATGAATACAACGTTATGTTACGAGGTCATATGTAAAATGACACTGTTTTGCATATACGCTATTTGCCGCTTAGGCCTGATATGAGATTGAGTATAATTAAGCAGTTTATGACGAACACCATGGTATGTCATCCGGCATATAGACAATAAACCAATCCTCAAATTCAATTGAAGTTTTGTAACTCCAATGCGTGTTTGcattaaggaggcgtcaaataCTTAAAACTAAGGTCTCTAAGATTTTGTTGGACGTCTTACGTAGAGCTATAAAAAacctgtttagaccaatcagaaagCAGTATGGTTGGGGTTGTTTTCTTGCCTGGGAATTTTAGGTAATTCCCAGTCAGGAGTCGCTGCAGCTGAGGTACAGgcaggtttttttttaaggtttggtttgggtgaccgctaagtagttttaagagaccgcaagtgtttcatttaaataccaaaaaatagccaTATTTGCTTGTCCAGTcttgcaagtccaaattttgggaaaccgctggagaaatttgggggaccgtttcggtcccccaaaacaccttaaaaaaacactggGTAGAGGAATGTATTCTTGCTGGATATTGTGAACGCACTGTAGAAATATTGCAACATTTGTAGAAACCCTAATGATCAAAACTTTTGTTAATCATTAGCAAAATAGTGTGTAGGTTAACAAGTTGCAGGCTAACAGTTTATTATTTAGGTTAATTTGGAAGTGGAGATGGTCAAGTTACTACCAAACCTATTAGCAACGTGATGGTTTGAGTGGTTAATAATCCCAAGTTACTCTCTTCATGTAAGACATTTATACAGTAGAAAGGCCTATTAGCAATAACGTACAATAAAGttcatgaaatgtttttatgtaCGCACATGCCTATCGCATTGACCCAACAGGTCCAAAGTCACCAACCATATTGACTGCATAACGATTTGAACGTTGTCGTGAACAATTCTGCTGTCTCAACAAATCCTTAATAACTTGTTGTGTTGTGTTTGTATAGTATATGGCTATATGCTATCGCCTGTAGGCATCTATAAAAATAGTTACCGAAAATGTGATGTTCTTGGActtgaacttgtttttggagTATAGCCTACTTGGGTAGATTGTGCCAAAATCGTGAAGATGGTTAGTCTACAATGAGGGTAAGAAGAAGATCACCGTCTTCCAACACAACTTAGGATGACAACATCAAGCCAAAACAAATAGTTACCAGATCGCAACTGCTTGGCTATTTTTTTATAGCGCTTCAAGCCTTAGCTTATGCTATGTCGGGCATTTGCCTATAATAATTTGCTTACGGCGCGGAAAAAGCGCAAATGCTTGTTTTGCGCTACATCatgcaatgtttgtttcttgttCCGCTTTTGCAATACAAGAAAGTTAACGTATTCGGTCCAGATCTAAAAACCGTGTGCATCTCAGTACCACTTGGTGCTACTGGATCATTATCTGGTCTGTTATTAGCAATAGTTCTTGAAAACCTGTCCCTGGAAAGCACATTATCAATTTATTACGTGTTAGTTACGTATTAGCCTACGTATAATTTCTTACGTAACACATTTGTAACCTGCCATTTGGAGTGGCTGAATACAAAACAGTTGAAACGTTGCAGTTCTTTTATGTAATGTCAAAGATTGTGAAGATATAAGTAGATACCGTATGATTGCAATTAATGCAGCAAATTTCAGATATTTACTTATCGATTATTGTCACATGCTTCGGACGTAAACGTTTTCGTAATGAGAATatttaaatgaataaatgGTATACCTAAATTCAAgataagattttattttaataatttaaacgtACGAGcttattttttttgtgttttcgaAGCGTAATTGAAACAGCATTGATGAATTTTTAGAAAGTCAAAGTTTTAGATGAATTATCTGAGTAATTGTGTTTGAAATAAGGTTCAGTCGTAGGCTATTGCTGATTgatgtaatttaaatttataccaCGATGCCTGACTTTGAGTAGGTCTAACTACTGACTCAGTTACTCCATTGTGTATAGGCCCAGAGCAGGACTAACCAACTGCGTGGCCCGTGGTaagcatttttttttaaattgacaaGTACACCAGGAGTTTAACTATTATCTTTTTGCAAATGTGTACTTGCAAAATGTTTGCCTAAAAAATTGCCCAAGTGTTACAAAAATCTTATCTCGGAGAATCCACATCGTATcatgaaaatttgttcagcTGATATTAGCTTGCGCGGGGGTCCGTGGCAACTGCCACACTTGCCACTATGTTAATCCGACCCTGTATGGGTTTACGTGAAAGACAGAGTGTAACCAATCCTCACAAATACGAAATAAATTGGACCGTGGCTTTTTATCGTTTTGTATAGTAGCGACGCAACTGAAATAGATGCCATGAAGCTATTGGGACCATTACAAAAGCGCTTCGTTGGGTCCCGTTTAATATTTCAAGCTGTTGATTAGTGGTTTCACACTATGTCACAATGTTTTGcactatttttttttttattgtgtgaATACGCACTGTGTAAATCAGCACTCCAGCACCAAGCACTTTCATATACTTTATTGCACCAAAcgcttgtttttctttatattatgtatatattttcGTTTGTATTTTACTACTGGCTGTTTGCTGGCTTTGAGTCACATTCCGTGTTATTGAGTGTAGGCAACATTTAGTAATACTGTAACAGTAATTAAGTCGATGTGTAGGTTTCATAGAATTTTTAATACACATTCATTTGCTGGATCTGTctttcaactttaaaatagTTAATGCTTTTCTCAACCACCTGTCaccaaatttgttgttgtcGAACTTTAGACATAGGTAGTGTAATGTTCTGATTAAAATGACTCAGGCTTTGAGGCCATTAACAACATACGAAAGCGAATAGTGAACAAACGTGTAAAACAGATAATGTGGAATAAATACGTACCGGCATGTTGGCACGTTGGCAAGCAACCTGAGGAATTATGGGTAGAGATTAACCACAATTGGCGCTAGTTACAGTTAGCAACAATCTAACAATAAGCTTCTTAATACGTCTGTTACAGGTAGTAAGCATCCAGCATGCGCATGACTAGATTTGATAAAGCACTTTGATAAGATGATGGtgcaagaaaaatttgaatcAGACTTAGAAAATTATACGTGATTCTGTTCCATTATTAAATAGATTTTCACTTTTCTACACTCATGTCATAActattttggaaaatttacTGCAGACtacttttacatattttcGAGATGTAAACAGGAACTAGTTACTGGATTAAGAAGTTACCACCAGCGCCATTAGAGTCTTCAGCTTCGGAATAAGAAAGGTTTTCTTTTAGCACTACTACCTGTTGGACAGCTTGCTGTCTGCATTAATTTCgttttttacaacattttgttttaggatttaactaattatggGTTTAGttgccgtgctagttgttaccagcgattaattattatcttgattatatttagcacgttttaagccttttcggctttgtcacttttttctgtttattggCGCGTACTACTAGCAACTTGCTTCATTTTTCGTCTtcaccgcgcttttgacaagaaataaaatgattgatttatTGATTGGTTTGTACGAGTGTGTTTCATCAACTCTGCAACATTTATGCATCGCCTATGTGATAACCTACAAATTGCTTGGAGGCAGTTTTACATCTCTATAGGAAACGGCTATGATGAAAAGTATAAGTTAATACGctacaatttaaaatatacacttaataaaaggtttatatttctctttatttcttcaaagaaaaatttatatgatctttgttaaaatttgttgctttGACAATTAGGTGATTCCCCCAAAACAACTCCTTGCCAAATGCTCCCAAATTCATAAGGTTGTATTGGTAGCAAACTGTAGTTTATAGgtatatgtaggcctacttgttaATCCACTTGTCTGGTTATATGCACCTTCGTATATTACCTGGACGTCGGCGTTGGTAGCGTATGAACTGGTAACAGTGCAACAACGCTGTGTGCTTAGCGAAATAATGGGCTGTGGCGCCAGCGCGCACATGGATATTTCTTCACCAGATGATGCATTTGTAGAACCTTCAGCAGGGCAGCCAGAAGTCGAAAGCGTGCATCCCACGAACGGTGAGTTAAGCTACCTTGTTGGGCTAATTATATCACTtcgattattttaaattattagtGATTTCAATACAAAATGATACATGGATAGGCCTAGCTGGTTGGTTACTAGTTGCCGAGTTTCCTGCtcggtagccgagtggttcgAGCACTGGCCTCGAAATAAATGCGGTCCAGGCTCCATGTTTGATACCTAGTGACGccataccgttgtaatgcccttgggcaaggcattaacgacacttgctcttgacctgttcagtggacctggtggcTGGTGGACTGTTTTAAATTAGGACAATactataaaaatcaaaataaaaatgtttcacaAACTGAACTTACATAAAGACTACCTCGGTAACTGGGGCTTGAGCTATTAGGGATCATCGCTGGGTTTGAGTTGCGCAAAAACTTTCTCAGTCCGAGGCTAAAAATCATCGTACCACACACTTTTTAACAGAGGTTTTCCTGCTTTCCTAGGCTATGATActataatctttatcctcgaaCTGAGacaagtctttgcacgacttaaatcCGGCGAGGATTTCACGTTGCTTGAGCCCTGAGCAATGAAGAATccttttttaaagattttttttctatccttctccattttttttgtttctttctctCTCCTCAAGTGTAGGTCGATTTGTTTATATAATAAATGGGACTTGAGTCATGAAAAATTATTGCTTAGTTTACGTTGCGAAAATCTTTTCTCAGTCTGGGAATAAGATTTCTGGTATGATACCACTTATCAAGGTATCCTTTACTTTGCACTCCCATATCAGAAGAGAACACTGGgaaattattacgtcacaatttctTATTTATTACCTCATAACCAGTGTGCATTTTGTGTGATGGATATGCTGAAGATCTGTTTggtataactaatgtgaaaTGTACCCTGGCCTCATAACACCTTCTCATTGAGGTCCAGAAGGCAGAGTGAAAAGGTACAATTACAAAGCTTCCTTACTTTACCAATAAAATGATAATGAATGCATTGTGTAAAAAACCATGGTTCAAAAAATatgtcatttatttttatttctctcAGAAGATTTGATAAGTTTGTAATTCTTTTTCGTTTACAAACTTCAATAATaaaggttttatttaaaaaaagccTCGTCAATCATCATGCCCTTGGCAGCTTGGCGCACTGCTTGAGAATCGGTGACTTAGCATAAAGTTTTACACACACCACATCCAATTAAATTTTAGGTTAATTGGGAATGAGGAAATCTacaccaaatgtttaattcttcAGTTCTTTTGAAACCCATAAAATGGTAGATAAATGCAAGaagattttgttatttcctACAGCCGAAGAATAGGTTGTTTgctatttttagttttagatGAAATAAGTTTCAGCATAATTTGCTTGCCTGATAGTTACATTACTTTTACCTTATTAGGCAATTTGGATtatccaaatatcaaaatttatcCACAGCtttatagtttaaaaaaatttcaaatcgaTTTTTATTTGGAACATCCAAAATATTGatctaaataatttttttgttgttcttGTTTTATGGTTCTtctaaaactttattttgttgtggaactgcaaaagtttaaaataaatttaaatgttatgccaaaaatttatttgaaaaatactgCGTGGTGCCCTCAGTACTATGTCGTATTAACTCATTAACCGAGTAAGATATCATATATACATAAACCTATTTTTCAATACTGCTTGCGATATCTTTTTTATATGTCTGTAAAAAAGAACAAGTAGCGCAAATATAGGTTTTGCACTTGTGCAAAAATAGGCCTTGTTCTTTATTTACTAAACTAGACCCACTACCACAAccatttaaattaaatacataagGCACTCTTGCCCAAATCTGGACTCTTAACACAATAATGATGACagatttttcaactttgtatttgtttttgtttgggAAAATTAGTAACATGGGAAGagtgaagtttgtttttgtttaaatgaaaGCGATGTGAAAGTTGTATGCTACAATATAAAATCTAGAAATTATAGATTTTTATGGTGtcataaacatttgtaaaaaaactgATGTCAGTATTCACCCGAATTGAATTAGGCCACAGAATTATCCAGTTTTTCTTATGCCTTGAGGCAAAGTAAACTGAGTAATATCTACTGGAtatttatgttgttttatgttaatttaaaatttgagctaaatataactaaagtgagggaaattttaaaaacaagtgAGCCTAAAGTCAAAGAGTTGTTGCCAGTAAATATATTAGAAAAaggatttgtactaatatgtagtggttacTTAAGCAGTTATTGTTATAAATTATCAGATTGTTCAATAGGCTACCATATAATAAGCTCATTTGTGATTCAGTGAGGccaaattaacaaattaatgTTGCTGGCCGGATTTGGCCCGCAGGCCATAGTTTGTTGACCCCTGAGTGCAGTCAGGGCTACTGGCTCTAGCCTAGTCCGATAACTGTGGTAAAAACAAGAGTGTTTTACTAGTTTATGTCATCTGTGACATTCCTATGCTGAAATTAAGCATTACCTGCTGCTACTAATCACACTTATCTGTAGAGACGTGTTCCATCCAAAATGCGTTAGCTAACCCACTATTACTACAAGCCTACTCGTACAGCCAGAATTATCGAACAagttgtttttacattgtgacgtcataatgccCGCCATCTCTGTCATAATAGGAGACCAAATTTGTGAtgcaattttggcaataacgGCTTAACCATTGCATGTTATAAAAATCCATTCAGCACTAtccagtatatttactggcaACTACACTTTGATTTAAAGCCAACTTGTTGTTGGAATTGTCCCTCACTTTAACTAGGTGTTTCTGTGTAGAATACAGGAACTGATAATAAGATTGCATTAAAAGCCATTCATAAATACATCTTTCTAACATAAAAATCCCTGGCAATTTAAATGGAAATAAAGGAAACGACAATGtaacaacaataaaagaaacCGTTGAAGAAGTTGAAAATGAACACGCATCTTCAGAAGATAATTCTGCAGcagaaaatgagaaaaatgaCGGGACAATTGTaaatccaaaaaaattaactgatGAAGAAATTTTACTAAGAGTTAAGGTATTTGATTTCCTGTGCTTAGCTAAAGGgaaaatattgtatttgtCGACGAAACTTGTTGAATGAAAATTTGGCTGGGCAGCGTTGCACACAAAATAAaggaaaatgtaaatattgcaGTCAAAGCTGGAAATACTGAGGTCTCTCGAGTGGCCATGGAATGATGAAGGAAAAGCTGTGCAGGATTACCTTTTCAAGGTATAACTTGTGCAGCGCTTAATTTGTGATTCTTCTTTGTTGTAACCTCCTGTATTCAATATTCTCATTGCCTACTGTGAgagtgttttaaaatattctttgattttagaaatttttaaggaaaagGAGGAAGAAAATTGTCCGTTCAATCGCAGATCTCATGATTGAAAACGGTTATCTTGATGTCTGTGTAAAGATTTGGGATTTTTGTCATACTACTGAAGACGAAGAGCTATCTTATAATCATAGCAAATCATATTATGTCGTAAGTCTTAACGTAAGGATTCTGATTTTAGATATACAAGTAGGCAATGCTCCCTCTAATTTCTGCAAAGCTATAAAAATCTCTGAACTATGCTTCTAacaatttgatttttaatttcacaaaagtatttttaaaattcaacTGTAAGAACACAGCATTTGTTATTGAGCTTAGTTTTAatggcaaatattttttttgccCAGGCGTGTTGTGCATTGAAACAGGTTTGCAATGTTAAGGCTTTTATCAAACTATGCAAAGCCGATTTTACAATCCATGACGTTTTTGGTCCAGATGTTTTTGGTCTAGGCACACCAACCAACATAACTGTTATACGGGACACGCCATCCTGATCTTACCATTTGTCTCAAAGgctttataaaataaacttttataaactttttgttatGTCAGAATGGAGAGGATAAATTAACTTGAAAGTGGCATTATAGCCGGTTTAGACAAGAAAACAGATTACTTCACATACATTAAGATATAGGGCTAGATAAATTGGCCATTTGATTTCTGATTGATAGCGTTTTACAATTGAAAGATTTCTGGTAtaaattgctaaaaatttagttACACAGTTTTGATCGTTGCAAAgcataaaaattatataatgGGTATAATTTATAGTTGCATGTTAGCACTGTACATGATGTCTAATTGTCTAACACTGGCAACAAAAATGGGGGTGTGGAGGCGCCGAACCCATAACTTTAAGAGTGAAAGATGCGGCACCCTTTGCCAAAATGAAAGAAGTGCCTAAAGATAAAAGGAAAGTAAGGCGCACATCACTGAGCAGTTGCTTGTTATCACACCTATAACGTCTCTTTTCTTTGTATGCATGACCTCAAATTTTTTCGAAAATTGCTGTgttgaataaacaaaaaacaaaaatcctCAACAAAATAGATGAATACCTGGGCTCGGCTATAAAATCAGGGTTTGCTgtttaaaacatcaaaatagtTGTTTAAATCTTCCtgtataaaatattaacataagaaaataaacaagatGTGGCAAGAACAATAGAGGTTATCGCAATGATATCACTAACCTCATGACATCATACCTTGCCGCACCCCCACgatttgcaaaagtttgcGCCTAGGTTGTCTAACTACACAGTGTATAGGTCTAATtacattttgtcaaaaatgatATACTAAGCTAAATTTTATTTGGACTTTGCTTCTTATTTTTGTATGCATATATTTGTATGTTCctcaaacaaaaaagtaaaacccATTGTGCTTGACCTGTCTCATTGATGTGCTCATGCATTATTCAGTTTCTTATAAGTACAGCCACAAAAGTGAAGTGCGTGCCACACGTCAGCCTACATTGATtgaagaaaacattttctgttaCTAAGTTATGCGGGTAATCATGTTTGAATGAAAACAATCGATGACATATTTATATGACACAAGCAATGTTGTATTCAAAGTTCAATCATGCGGCCACTACACAGTGTAGTGAGATTCATATACATATATTACAATTGTAAGATGATATCAGTCAATTATTTgccaaaaaatcaaattttgcaaattgattTATGGTGTTCAGAATGCGCGTTAAAATAAGGCTGGTGgcattaataaaataaaccaagGTGTATATGGTAAAACCTGAGTGCAGCTTGGTGGGAGCTTTGCTGGTAAGTGGTAAAATGatttgtaattttcgtgcATGTATGAACTATTCATGACATCATTTGTGTTCTTGTTGAGTCACTTAACTAGAGGTCATATACTATTCTATATAATTGCATTACATTTTATATCAACTACACTTCTGAATGATTTGAATCTGATTTCTAATAAATGATTTAAATGCAGGAGTATCATTAACATGTATGTAGGAATACTTACttacaaaatataaataaaggttaattgattaaattatatacaaatgaaCAAATCTTTGTTACGGTATGTATAGATGAAAATTAATCTGTGGAATTATTCGGACAAATGTCGTAATTTGGCCCAAGCTTGTTATGAGCACAAAGAGCTTGTGAAACGCTGTATGAGGGAATTTACACTACCCGATCGAGACATTGctagtttaaaaaataacagaaaGCGTTATGCTTTGAAAGTAAGTGGTTGTGATTGTAAGCGAATATGATAAATGATTagatatttttcttgtttaattgTGGACTGTAtcatagttttattttgttaaaaaaggtAAATATAATTATGTAATTCATTGTTATTACAAATATGCTCAACAATCACAAATTGAAACATGACTctaatgttttcttttacaaatattttaaggcCTCGTTGGGATTCCTCATGAATATAGTTCGTTTGTATAGTCCAAACGTTGAACTCATAAGAGCAAATGACGGCATCCAAACGATTTTCAAATTCTATGAATCAACATATCTCATTATTAAAGCAAAGGTCATGATGCTTCTGTCATTTTGTATTAATGAGGAAGAAAATGAAAAGATAATGGCAGGTGAAATAGCCTTAAATGACTTGGGCATATCTTTGGTGCACCATAGTTCAAACCTTCTTCAGCTTTATAtcttgttaaaatgtttggttAATGAAATTAGTTTGTTTAATGTGCTTtgcataaaaagtttttttaaggtatgatattttgtacaaaatgcGCTTATAAACCTGACACTATCTGACAATATGTTGTATTTGACAGGAACTGgtgttataaattttatcgTCAAACTGCTGAAAAATGCCTTGGATTCTGCCAACCATATTGGCAAAACCTATGCATTCTCTGCAGCTGAAACTGTAATGGGATTAGACAAGTTGGCCGCCAATGATAACAATAAGGTAGAATTTAAGatttatatttattggttaTTCGAAGTTGGTGTTATTAAAACtacttaaaaaaatattataattaaaacaatgtgaAAATGTCGTACAAATACCTTTTTCCAGTCCGTTATGCAGTGTATATTATGTTAATCTATTTCTTCTCAGAAACAAATAGTTGAAGCTGGGGTTCTACCGTTATTGGTGAGCATGTTGAATGAAAAATGTAGGGCTGAGGAACATAACGTTGCTACACACTGCATATGGACATTATCTTTCCATCCAAGCAACAGAGAAAATATCCGAGAGGTTTTTGTATAGCACAGCttttatttttccatttaCAGTCCTTTGGCTGCATGGTTTTGTTGCTGGAATTTTCAACATTTatcgtatttattttagttaacTACACTTTGCATTTTGTCACTAAAAtctataatttttttgtgatatGTTTCACATTGCAATGTTTACAGGAACCAGGACTTCTCGAAGCTGTTCACCGTATCCTTCAAAATAAAGACAGTGAGCCAGGCACAAAGTGTTCCTGTGATGGGATTGTTTTCCTCATTGAAGGAGTCGAACCAAAACTGGGAGATGCGGAGGTTGAACAAAAACATGATATGCACATCATGATCAGTTATCAATGGGATATGCAGGCCACTATTTTGCAAGTGAGGAAGACTTTGATATTTACTGTTAATGGTGGTATGTTAAAGCTTTGTTTGTGTTTGAATTTCTCATGTAACCAGCGACATTTGTTTATAAGATTTTACTTTGTTATTCTGCTGTGAATTGACATTTCATTATGTATTTATCAACTCTTCCTTTAGTTACGAGACAATTTGCGAGAAAGAGGATATAAGATCTGGATAGATGTTGACCAGTTGCAAGGATCAATCCTCACAGAGATGGCATCCGCAGTAGAGAATGCGATTGTTGTTATAGTGGCCATGACTGAAAACTACAAGAACAGCAATCCCTGCCGAACAGGTAGTTAAAGTACAGAAATAGCCTGTGGCATGACAGAGTTCAACCGGTGCAATGGCGCGTGTATGATATAATTTGTGGCTGAGATCCTGAATAATTTCATTGCTCAAGCAATGTAACATTACAATGAGCTGTTACAaagataattttttgttaGTACATGAATTCGAACAAAGAAAATCTTTCGTTTTTTGCAGAAGCTGAATATGCTTATAAGCTGTCCAAACCTATTGTACCACTGCTACTCCAACCGCATTACAAACCAGATGGATGGCTTGGTGCATTGCTTGGCATGCAGCTTTATGTAGATTTGAGCAATAGCGAGATAGTGGAGCAAAAGTTTGCTGATGTAGATAGATTGATTGCCTCCAAAACAAAAACCCAAGCTCTCAATCAAGAATCATTTGTTGCTCCTATATCAGAAACAGGTAGAAACTATTCAGGGCAAGACTACTTAGAGTCTGTATTGTCCATAAACCCCCTTCCATCTctatattttaatgttttagttgttgaTGCACGACCTCT
Proteins encoded in this window:
- the LOC143447298 gene encoding uncharacterized protein LOC143447298 — protein: MGCGASAHMDISSPDDAFVEPSAGQPEVESVHPTNGNDNVTTIKETVEEVENEHASSEDNSAAENEKNDGTIVNPKKLTDEEILLRVKSKLEILRSLEWPWNDEGKAVQDYLFKKFLRKRRKKIVRSIADLMIENGYLDVCVKIWDFCHTTEDEELSYNHSKSYYVMKINLWNYSDKCRNLAQACYEHKELVKRCMREFTLPDRDIASLKNNRKRYALKASLGFLMNIVRLYSPNVELIRANDGIQTIFKFYESTYLIIKAKVMMLLSFCINEEENEKIMAGTGVINFIVKLLKNALDSANHIGKTYAFSAAETVMGLDKLAANDNNKKQIVEAGVLPLLVSMLNEKCRAEEHNVATHCIWTLSFHPSNRENIREEPGLLEAVHRILQNKDSEPGTKCSCDGIVFLIEGVEPKLGDAEVEQKHDMHIMISYQWDMQATILQLRDNLRERGYKIWIDVDQLQGSILTEMASAVENAIVVIVAMTENYKNSNPCRTEAEYAYKLSKPIVPLLLQPHYKPDGWLGALLGMQLYVDLSNSEIVEQKFADVDRLIASKTKTQALNQESFVAPISETVVDARPLHALPRQVSANTSTHAVAGICTKWSRDDVLEWGEKNDIVSAVTTLCDFDGIGLMQLVQLLKRSPDVYYSALKNDFKMEWLQIFHLTNALEHLP